A genomic stretch from Aedes albopictus strain Foshan chromosome 2, AalbF5, whole genome shotgun sequence includes:
- the LOC134287419 gene encoding uncharacterized protein LOC134287419, with amino-acid sequence MDTSYFVFRNQFYEQIEGTAMGNPLSPVLADLVMGILLDTVTSKTDIVFTVLRKYVDDLMLVIPADRLQQVLDIFNSYHPSIQFTFEVETDGRLPYLDMTLVRQEDDTIRTEWYMKAIASGRLLNFSSLHPLTQKINTIKNVIDRVNRLSTNWDEEKKREVIAQILQTNDYPRNLINRFLNRTHWTSTHTITADDHTTEEHTIGPPQAKIYRSLPYIPSLTPKISQILRHDYPSVIICPRSVHTIRDLYTRIKDPIPMDHHHNVVYRIQCGNCDKCYIGMTGNLLKKRLSGHRSNLNQLENLLESGRTYADEPVRALREKTALLAHCIDHDHRFIYETTRIVDRTYKRNILPILEMIHISNDNDSINKRTDTDRLSSTLSGLIHRINTVMTKNTNGQNNRNTNHPSDPT; translated from the coding sequence ATGGACACGAGCTACTTCGTATTCCGGAACCAATTCTACGAACAGATCGAAGGAACTGCCATGGGTAATCCACTATCCCCAGTACTTGCTGATCTGGTCATGGGGATCCTACTTGATACAGTAACCAGTAAGACTGACATTGTCTTCACTGTGTTGCGTAAATACGTGGATGATCTGATGCTTGTCATACCAGCTGATAGATTACAGCAGGTTCTAGACATCTTCAACTCATACCACCCGAGTATCCAATTCACATTTGAAGTGGAAACAGACGGTAGGCTCCCATACTTAGACATGACTCTAGTTCGGCAAGAAGATGACACCATTCGAACCGAGTGGTATATGAAAGCCATCGCATCGGGTCGTTTGTTGAATTTCTCATCTCTCCATCCTCTCACCCAAAAAATCAACACCATCAAAAATGTCATCGATCGGGTAAACCGATTATCCACCAACTGGGATGAAGAGAAAAAGCGAGAAGTCATCGCTCAAATTCTGCAAACCAACGACTACCCCCGAAACCTCATTAATCGCTTTCTGAACCGAACACACTGGACATCTACGCACACCATTACAGCCGACGATCACACGACCGAAGAACACACGATTGGACCGCCTCAAGCTAAAATATACCGATCTCTCCCCTACATCCCGTCACTTACACCAAAAATCAGCCAGATACTACGACACGACTATCCCTCCGTAATAATATGCCCACGGAGCGTGCACACGATAAGGGATCTCTACACACGCATTAAGGACCCGATACCCATGGATCATCACCATAACGTGGTGTATCGAATACAGTGCGGAAACTGCGACAAATGCTACATCGGTATGACCGGCAACCTGCTGAAGAAGAGATTGTCGGGCCATCGGAGCAATCTCAACCAACTGGAGAACCTATTAGAGTCAGGCCGTACATATGCAGATGAACCAGTGAGAGCACTCAGAGAAAAAACAGCTCTCTTGGCCCACTGCATCGACCACGACCATAGGTTCATCTACGAGACAACACGAATAGTCGATCGGACGTACAAGAGAAACATTCTCCCGATTCTAGAGATGATACACATAAGCAACGACAACGATTCCATCAACAAACGAACAGATACAGATAGACTTAGCAGTACGCTCTCTGGACTAATACACAGAATTAACACAGTCATGACAAAAAACACTAATGGACAAAATAACAGAAACACCAACCACCCATCCGACCCCACCTAA